The following are encoded in a window of Primulina eburnea isolate SZY01 chromosome 4, ASM2296580v1, whole genome shotgun sequence genomic DNA:
- the LOC140829905 gene encoding CRIB domain-containing protein RIC10-like isoform X2, with translation MLILICVCLRYWKSYGDCEQEERRRSFPVESPFSMLHPCCLIIRERIYWSFTLAIMGTKIKGIYKGFKYGLSQIFVVKEREIEIGYPTDVKHVAHIGWDGPSGNAPTWMNEFRTVSDFTTTSIGNSGSALSPWSSQEYGESVRQLSVSEMSKDVPSAELPNIKKKQKRKKSKSTSSPKSSSSHSSRTSRAAKSKSKLVGEGSTKPANIEVV, from the exons ATGCTTATCTTGATATGCGTATGTCTACGGTATTGGAAGAGTTATGGGGATTGTGAGCAGGAGGAGAGGAGAAGAAGCTTCCCTGTTGAATCTCCTTTCTCCATGCTTCATCCCTGTTGCTTAATCATAAG AGAGCGGATTTATTGGAGTTTCACACTTGCCATAATGGGAACAAAAATAAAAGGGATTTACAAAGGATTCAAATATGGCCTCTCTCAAATCTTTG TTGTGAAGGAGCGGGAGATTGAGATCGGGTACCCGACAGATGTCAAGCATGTGGCACATATTGGGTGGGATGGCCCTTCTGGGAATGCACCTACTTGG ATGAATGAATTCAGGACCGTGTCTGATTTCACGACAACGTCGATTGGCAATTCAGGCTCTGCACTTTCTCCATGGTCATCTCAAG AATACGGAGAATCCGTGAGGCAGCTATCAGTTTCTGAGATGTCGAAAGATGTACCGTCGGCAGAACTGCCCAATATCAAGAAAAAGCAGAAACGGAAGAAATCAAAATCTACCTCCTCGCCAAAGTCCAGTTCTTCTCATTCGTCAAGAACATCACGAGCGGCAAAATCTAAATCCAAACTCGTCGGAGAAGGCAGCACAAAACCGGCTAACATCGAAGTTGTGTAG
- the LOC140829906 gene encoding uncharacterized protein, whose amino-acid sequence MSRIRINHRMLTYEIGEVELSGDPGINLSDTVFEFLSEESESLSSICTSFNDEEEETENENENINGNAKVDDNKSWETQLQLLQATISRTSCLESRIRETVKEELKEAQQAGNFCACRKPGQKGCRKCLMEVVCRRLQSSGFNSGICRSKWRSSPDIPSGEHTFVDVIDTSNPKKGEVRVIIELNFRAEFEMARANPEYDKLVEALPEIFVGKIERLLVLLKILCTAAKRCMKAKKQHMGPWRKHRYMKAKWLKTCERFAEAQTLMWPEYGYTGRVARPRVSLLTVDLKESFTDLYRTSAVEAA is encoded by the exons ATGTCTAGAATTCGCATAAACCACCGGATGCTTACTTACGAAATCGGGGAGGTTGAGTTATCCGGTGACCCTGGAATTAATTTATCCGACACAGTTTTTGAGTTCTTAAGCGAAGAATCTGAGAGTCTGTCATCTATCTGCACCAGCTTcaatgatgaagaagaagaaacaGAAAACgaaaatgaaaatataaatGGAAATGCTAAAGTCGATGACAATAAATCATGGGAGACACAACTTCAGCTTCTACAA GCTACGATATCCAGAACAAGTTGTTTAGAGTCAAGAATCAGGGAAACCGTTAAGGAAGAGTTGAAAGAAGCGCAGCAGGCAGGAAACTTCTGCGCCTGCAGGAAGCCGGGACAGAAGGGTTGCCGGAAATGTCTCATGGAAGTTGTTTGCCGGCGCCTGCAAAGTTCTGGTTTTAACAGCGGAATTTGCAGGTCCAAGTGGAGAAGTTCACCAGATATCCCCTCag gCGAACACACATTCGTGGATGTAATAGACACTTCAAACCCCAAGAAAGGGGAAGTGAGGGTGATCATCGAGTTGAACTTTCGGGCCGAGTTCGAGATGGCGAGAGCAAACCCGGAATATGACAAGCTGGTCGAAGCCCTCCCCGAAATCTTCGTGGGAAAAATCGAGAGGCTTCTGGTATTGTTAAAGATCTTGTGCACCGCTGCCAAGAGATGCATGAAGGCGAAAAAACAGCACATGGGACCATGGCGAAAGCATCGTTATATGAAAGCTAAATGGCTTAAAACTTGTGAGCGGTTTGCCGAGGCACAGACTCTCATGTGGCCGGAATATGGATATACCGGCAGGGTGGCGCGGCCGAGGGTATCGTTGCTAACGGTGGATCTTAAGGAAAGTTTTACGGATTTGTATAGAACTTCTGCTGTTGAAGCTGCGTGA
- the LOC140829905 gene encoding uncharacterized protein isoform X1, which yields MLILICVCLRYWKSYGDCEQEERRRSFPVESPFSMLHPCCLIIRQRNSSYIWWFFLLHCAPYLDRERIYWSFTLAIMGTKIKGIYKGFKYGLSQIFVVKEREIEIGYPTDVKHVAHIGWDGPSGNAPTWMNEFRTVSDFTTTSIGNSGSALSPWSSQEYGESVRQLSVSEMSKDVPSAELPNIKKKQKRKKSKSTSSPKSSSSHSSRTSRAAKSKSKLVGEGSTKPANIEVV from the exons ATGCTTATCTTGATATGCGTATGTCTACGGTATTGGAAGAGTTATGGGGATTGTGAGCAGGAGGAGAGGAGAAGAAGCTTCCCTGTTGAATCTCCTTTCTCCATGCTTCATCCCTGTTGCTTAATCATAAG GCAAAGGAACAGTTCTTACATTTGGTGGTTCTTTCTTCTGCATTGTGCTCCATATCTTGACAGAGAGCGGATTTATTGGAGTTTCACACTTGCCATAATGGGAACAAAAATAAAAGGGATTTACAAAGGATTCAAATATGGCCTCTCTCAAATCTTTG TTGTGAAGGAGCGGGAGATTGAGATCGGGTACCCGACAGATGTCAAGCATGTGGCACATATTGGGTGGGATGGCCCTTCTGGGAATGCACCTACTTGG ATGAATGAATTCAGGACCGTGTCTGATTTCACGACAACGTCGATTGGCAATTCAGGCTCTGCACTTTCTCCATGGTCATCTCAAG AATACGGAGAATCCGTGAGGCAGCTATCAGTTTCTGAGATGTCGAAAGATGTACCGTCGGCAGAACTGCCCAATATCAAGAAAAAGCAGAAACGGAAGAAATCAAAATCTACCTCCTCGCCAAAGTCCAGTTCTTCTCATTCGTCAAGAACATCACGAGCGGCAAAATCTAAATCCAAACTCGTCGGAGAAGGCAGCACAAAACCGGCTAACATCGAAGTTGTGTAG
- the LOC140829045 gene encoding cysteine-rich receptor-like protein kinase 10 isoform X1: MSNRWPLASIFLILTNLLAFAMAQSSCFNNGNYTNNSTYKSNLDTLLSSLSTNVDFNGFYNASMGKNLDTVYASVLCRGDVQLPTCRGCIQEATADIVRSCPNDKRAVQFNEFCTLRYSNESMFGIVETRRGWYLYNTQNASSPGQFMADVRTLVDNLRDQAAKGGSLRKVAAGNRSTVDFQTVFSLVQCTPDLSSEDCGSCLIGAIADIPRACNNKRGCRILRPSCILRYEDTTFYNETRLQELQALAATPPPQPPTSASLPPGTLSATPGKKDNNKTRTTIIIVVSIGVCLIVAVFAGMLLIMRTKKKPKEILECGIDSAESLQYDFCEIKSATDDFSDDNKLGQGGFGAVYKGRLSNGQEIAVKRLSMDSGQGDVEFKNEVLLVAKLQHRNLVRFLGFSIEGKERLLVYEFVKNASLDKFLFDPIKRTELDWERRYKIIGGIARGLLYLHEESRLKIIHRDLKASNILLDGEMNAKIADFGLARLCAADETQGNTNRIVGTYGYMSPEYAMHGQFSIKSDVFSFGVLILEIATGQRNNSFRNGETIEDLLSAAWKYWHRGTVEDMIDPVLRASSGSLRDILRCIHIGLLCVQDNLADRPTMASVVLMLSSFTISLPVPLEPTIFTNSRISKNVLFPAYDSREFGSTTSSISQNKSPHSTESNNVMSITEFYPR, translated from the exons ATGTCTAACAGATGGCCGCTTGCCTCAATTTTCTTGATTCTCACAAACCTTTTAGCCTTCGCCATGGCGCAATCCTCGTGCTTCAACAACGGGAATTACACGAATAATAGCACGTATAAGAGTAACCTCGACACCCTTCTCTCTTCTTTATCCACAAATGTCGATTTCAACGGATTCTACAACGCCTCGATGGGTAAGAACCTGGATACAGTATATGCCTCCGTGCTTTGTAGAGGGGACGTTCAGCTCCCTACTTGTCGTGGTTGTATCCAAGAAGCCACCGCTGACATAGTAAGGTCGTGTCCGAATGACAAACGGGCAGTTCAGTTTAATGAATTCTGCACACTACGGTACTCTAATGAATCCATGTTCGGGATCGTCGAGACTAGAAGAGGGTGGTACTTGTATAATACACAGAATGCTTCGAGTCCCGGACAATTTATGGCGGATGTTAGAACGCTAGTGGACAATCTTCGTGACCAGGCCGCTAAAGGTGGTTCTTTGAGGAAAGTGGCAGCAGGGAATAGAAGTACGGTAGATTTTCAGACTGTTTTCTCGCTGGTTCAATGTACCCCGGATTTATCTTCGGAGGATTGCGGTAGTTGTTTAATTGGGGCTATTGCGGATATTCCAAGAGCTTGCAACAACAAGAGAGGGTGTAGAATTCTAAGGCCTAGCTGCATTCTTCGTTACGAAGACACAACCTTTTACAATGAAACCAGGCTTCAAGAATTACAGGCGCTTGCCGCAACACCACCGCCGCAACCACCCACATCAGCATCACTACCACCAGGCACGCTGTCGGCAACACCAG GAAAAAAAGACAATAATAAAACTCGAACGACCATCATCATTGTTGTTTCGATTGGTGTGTGTCTGATAGTGGCTGTATTTGCTGGCATGCTGCTAATTATGAGAACAAAGAAGAAACCGAAGGAAATACTTGAAT GCGGTATTGACTCGGCGGAATCTCTACAATATGATTTCTGCGAAATTAAATCCGCAACAGATGATTTCTCGGATGACAATAAGCTGGGGCAAGGTGGATTTGGTGCCGTTTACAAG GGAAGACTTTCAAATGGACAAGAAATCGCTGTAAAAAGACTGTCCATGGATTCAGGACAAGGTGATGTGGAGTTCAAGAATGAAGTCTTACTAGTAGCCAAGTTACAACACCGGAACCTTGTTAGATTTTTGGGTTTCTCCATTGAAGGAAAAGAGAGACTTCTCGTCTATGAGTTTGTTAAGAATGCAAGTCTTGACAAATTTTTATTCG ATCCAATCAAGCGCACAGAGTTGGACTGGGAAAGACGCTACAAGATCATAGGCGGAATTGCAAGAGGACTTCTATACTTGCATGAGGAATCTcgacttaaaataattcatcgtgaTCTAAAAGCCAGCAACATACTTTTAGATGGTGAGATGAACGCCAAAATTGCAGACTTTGGTTTGGCCAGGTTGTGTGCCGCAGATGAAACACAGGGCAATACCAACAGAATTGTGGGAACATA TGGGTATATGTCACCGGAATATGCAATGCACGGACAGTTCTCTATTAAATCCGACGTATTTAGCTTTGGTGTGCTGATCCTAGAAATCGCGACTGGCCAGAGAAACAACTCATTTCGAAATGGAGAGACTATAGAAGACCTCTTAAGTGCT GCATGGAAGTATTGGCACCGAGGAACGGTTGAGGATATGATCGATCCCGTGCTGAGGGCTAGTTCGGGTTCCTTGCGTGATATATTACGATGCATTCATATTGGACTTTTATGTGTGCAAGATAATTTAGCAGATAGACCAACAATGGCTTCTGTCGTTCTAATGCTTAGCAGCTTTACCATATCTTTGCCGGTTCCTTTAGAGCCAACAATTTTCACAAATAGCCGTATTTCGAAGAATGTATTATTTCCAGCATATGATTCAAGAGAGTTCGGGTCGACCACATCATCAATATCCCAAAATAAGTCACCTCATTCTACTGAATCAAATAACGTCATGTCAATTACTGAGTTTTATCCGAGATGA
- the LOC140829044 gene encoding thiamine thiazole synthase 2, chloroplastic-like, with product MAAMATTITSSISKSSFFDIKSAFYGSPITQRAAQPVKFAAQNLPITMSAVPYNLDSFTFQPIKESIVSREMTRRYMMDMITYADTDVVIVGAGSAGLSCAYELSKNPDINIAIIEQSVSPGGGAWLGGQLFSAMVVRKPAHKFLDELEIEYDEQEDYVVIKHAALFTSTIMSKLLARPNVKLFNAVAAEDLIVKGGRVGGVVTNWALVSMNHDTQSCMDPNVMEAKVVVSSCGHDGPFGATGVKRLKSIGMIDSVPGMKALDMNAAEDAIVRLTREIVPGMIVTGMEVAEIDGSPRMGPTFGAMMISGQKAAHLALRALGLPNALDGNYSSLESAQPEFSLASLESDEIVAA from the exons ATGGCGGCCATGGCCACAACAATAACCTCTTCCATCTCTAAATCCTCCTTCTTCGACATTAAATCCGCCTTCTATGGCTCCCCAATCACCCAACGTGCCGCTCAGCCCGTTAAATTCGCCGCACAAAACTTGCCGATCACCATGTCCGCCGTACCATACAACCTCGACAGCTTCACCTTCCAGCCCATCAAAGAATCCATCGTTTCCCGTGAAATGACTCGCCGGTACATGATGGATATGATAACCTACGCCGACACCGACGTGGTCATCGTCGGCGCGGGCTCCGCCGGTCTCTCCTGCGCGTACGAGCTCAGCAAGAACCCCGACATCAACATAGCTATAATCGAGCAATCCGTCAGCCCCGGAGGCGGCGCGTGGCTCGGGGGACAGCTCTTCTCCGCCATGGTTGTCCGCAAGCCCGCGCACAAGTTCCTCGACGAACTCGAAATCGAGTACGACGAGCAGGAAGACTATGTGGTGATCAAGCACGCCGCTCTTTTCACCTCAACCATCATGAGCAAGCTGCTGGCCAGGCCCAACGTGAAGCTGTTCAACGCCGTTGCGGCGGAGGATTTGATCGTGAAGGGAGGCAGAGTCGGCGGCGTGGTGACGAACTGGGCTCTGGTTTCGATGAACCACGACACACAGTCGTGCATGGATCCGAACGTGATGGAGGCGAAAGTGGTGGTGAGCTCCTGCGGCCACGACGGACCCTTCGGTGCCACAGGAGTGAAGCGGCTGAAGAGCATCGGAATGATCGACAGCGTTCCCGGAATGAAAGCCCTCGACATGAACGCCGCCGAAGACGCCATCGTCAGGCTGACGAGAGAGATTGTGCCTGGAATGATCGTCACCGGCATGGAAGTCGCAGAAATCGACGGATCTCCAAGAATG GGTCCGACGTTTGGGGCGATGATGATTTCGGGGCAGAAAGCAGCGCACCTAGCACTAAGGGCATTGGGACTGCCAAATGCATTGGATGGCAACTACAGCTCACTCGAATCCGCTCAACCTGAATTCTCTCTGGCCTCTCTCGAATCTGATGAGATCGTTGCTGCGTAG
- the LOC140829046 gene encoding L-type lectin-domain containing receptor kinase VII.1-like, translating to MLFSLIIMEVRLPPPCQPLCSIFTRTTMKKPYNQRIVMIFLIIIGRTSAIDFLFNGFGSSDVSLYGNATIQSRVLTLTNDTTFSIGRALYPTKVVTKQENTSVVLPFSTSFIFVMAPYVGKLPGHGIVFLFVPHSGIQGTTSSQNLGLFNFSNNGLPSNHVFGVEFDVFKNQEFHDINDNHVGIDVNSLTSVSAYEAGYWPDRLEDDGGGSSDSNSFKKLKLNNWKNYQVWIDYVDGIVNATMAPVGVKRPKKPLLSVPVNLSEIFEDQMFVGFTSSTGALVESHKILAWSFSNDNFSFSEGLITKDLPSFEPPKTPLHKRKGFIAGTTLGLLFLVFACSLVGFLLVRRKRRIRKEMEEMEEWEFEYWPHRIAYQVIDAATNRFSDANVIGIGGNGKVYKGVLPGGAEVAVKRFSLENNQGIRAFLAEISSLGRLKHRNLVGLRGWCKKEKGSLILVYDYMENGSLDKKLFDCEESKMLSCEDRLRILKQVASGVLYLHDGWEAKVLHRDLKASNVLLDKQMNARLGDFGLARMHDHNKMAGTTRVVGTVGYIAPEVVKSGRVSTQTDVFGYGVLILETICGRRPIEEGQPPLIEWMWDLMSKGAVVNGVDARLRKRDGLDQMKVEQMLHLGLLCAHPDSNSRPKMRQVVKILEGKNEFNESEDDDSDIPLLKMMETKDWCIFPQTFGDDFNSHPTFEEFGQAMSSSLSSSWSNTYVQGR from the coding sequence ATGTTATTTTCTCTTATTATCATGGAGGTCCGCCTACCTCCTCCATGTCAACCTCTCTGCTCCATATTCACTAGAACTACCATGAAGAAACCATATAACCAACGTATAGTAATGATATTTCTGATCATCATCGGCCGCACTTCCGCCATTGATTTTCTCTTCAATGGCTTCGGTTCCTCCGACGTTTCCCTTTACGGGAACGCCACAATCCAATCCCGCGTTCTGACGCTTACAAATGACACTACTTTCTCGATTGGTCGTGCTCTATACCCGACAAAAGTCGTCACGAAGCAGGAGAATACATCAGTTGTGCTTCCCTTTTCTACGTCTTTCATTTTCGTCATGGCGCCTTACGTGGGCAAGCTCCCGGGACACGGCATAGTTTTCTTGTTCGTACCTCACTCTGGGATTCAAGGTACGACCTCTTCTCAAAATCTGGGCCTGTTTAATTTCAGTAACAACGGACTTCCGAGTAATCATGTCTTTGGAGTTGAGTTTGATGTGTTTAAGAATCAAGAGTTTCACGATATTAACGATAATCATGTCGGGATTGATGTTAATTCTCTCACGTCTGTAAGCGCTTACGAGGCGGGGTATTGGCCTGATCGGTTGGAGGATGACGGAGGTGGTAGTTCTGATTCAAACTCATTCAAGAAATTGAAGCTTAATAATTGGAAAAATTATCAGGTTTGGATTGATTATGTTGATGGTATTGTTAATGCTACTATGGCGCCTGTGGGGGTGAAAAGGCCTAAGAAACCTTTGTTGAGTGTTCCTGTAAATCTTTCTGAAATTTTTGAGGATCAAATGTTTGTTGGATTCACATCATCCACAGGGGCTCTGGTAGAAAGTCACAAGATTTTGGCTTGGAGTTTTAGCAACGATAACTTTTCGTTCAGTGAGGGGTTGATCACTAAAGATTTACCGTCTTTTGAGCCCCCAAAGACTCCATTACACAAAAGAAAAGGCTTCATTGCCGGAACTACTTTGGGGCTATTGTTTTTAGTCTTCGCTTGTTCATTAGTTGGTTTCTTGTTGGTCAGAAGGAAGAGGAGGATAAGAAAGGAGATGGAGGAAATGGAAGAATGGGAATTCGAGTATTGGCCACATAGAATTGCTTATCAAGTGATTGATGCAGCCACAAACAGATTTTCTGATGCAAATGTTATTGGGATTGGAGGAAATGGGAAAGTTTATAAGGGTGTGTTGCCTGGAGGAGCCGAGGTTGCGGTGAAGCGTTTTTCGCTTGAAAACAACCAAGGGATTAGAGCATTCCTGGCTGAAATATCAAGTCTCGGGAGATTGAAACACAGAAATTTGGTTGGATTGAGAGGTTGGTGCAAGAAAGAAAAGGGCAGCCTGATTTTAGTGTATGATTACATGGAAAATGGAAGTCTAGACAAAAAGTTGTTCGATTGTGAGGAAAGCAAGATGTTGAGTTGTGAAGATAGATTAAGGATTCTAAAGCAAGTGGCTTCTGGAGTCTTGTATTTACACGACGGGTGGGAGGCCAAAGTGTTGCATCGAGATTTAAAGGCGAGCAATGTGTTACTCGATAAACAAATGAATGCTAGGCTAGGTGATTTTGGATTAGCAAGAATGCACGATCACAATAAGATGGCTGGCACTACACGTGTGGTTGGCACAGTTGGGTACATAGCGCCAGAGGTGGTGAAGAGTGGCCGAGTATCCACACAAACCGATGTTTTCGGTTATGGAGTACTGATCTTGGAAACCATTTGTGGTAGAAGGCCAATTGAAGAAGGCCAGCCACCTCTTATAGAGTGGATGTGGGACTTGATGAGCAAGGGGGCAGTGGTCAACGGGGTCGATGCACGACTAAGGAAAAGAGATGGGCTCGACCAGATGAAAGTGGAACAAATGCTTCATCTAGGCTTGTTGTGCGCACATCCAGACTCAAATTCGAGACCAAAAATGAGACAGGTAGTGAAAATCCTCGAAGGGAAGAACGAGTTTAACGAGTCCGAAGACGATGATTCGGACATTCCTTTACTTAAGATGATGGAAACTAAAGATTGGTGCATTTTCCCACAAACCTTTGGCGACGATTTCAATTCACACCCAACATTTGAAGAGTTCGGGCAGGCAATGTCTTCGTCATTGTCAAGTTCTTGGTCCAATACATACGTACAAGGGAGGTGA
- the LOC140829045 gene encoding cysteine-rich receptor-like protein kinase 15 isoform X2 — protein sequence MSNRWPLASIFLILTNLLAFAMAQSSCFNNGNYTNNSTYKSNLDTLLSSLSTNVDFNGFYNASMGKNLDTVYASVLCRGDVQLPTCRGCIQEATADIVRSCPNDKRAVQFNEFCTLRYSNESMFGIVETRRGWYLYNTQNASSPGQFMADVRTLVDNLRDQAAKGGSLRKVAAGNRSTVDFQTVFSLVQCTPDLSSEDCGSCLIGAIADIPRACNNKRGCRILRPSCILRYEDTTFYNETRLQELQALAATPPPQPPTSASLPPGKKDNNKTRTTIIIVVSIGVCLIVAVFAGMLLIMRTKKKPKEILECGIDSAESLQYDFCEIKSATDDFSDDNKLGQGGFGAVYKGRLSNGQEIAVKRLSMDSGQGDVEFKNEVLLVAKLQHRNLVRFLGFSIEGKERLLVYEFVKNASLDKFLFDPIKRTELDWERRYKIIGGIARGLLYLHEESRLKIIHRDLKASNILLDGEMNAKIADFGLARLCAADETQGNTNRIVGTYGYMSPEYAMHGQFSIKSDVFSFGVLILEIATGQRNNSFRNGETIEDLLSAAWKYWHRGTVEDMIDPVLRASSGSLRDILRCIHIGLLCVQDNLADRPTMASVVLMLSSFTISLPVPLEPTIFTNSRISKNVLFPAYDSREFGSTTSSISQNKSPHSTESNNVMSITEFYPR from the exons ATGTCTAACAGATGGCCGCTTGCCTCAATTTTCTTGATTCTCACAAACCTTTTAGCCTTCGCCATGGCGCAATCCTCGTGCTTCAACAACGGGAATTACACGAATAATAGCACGTATAAGAGTAACCTCGACACCCTTCTCTCTTCTTTATCCACAAATGTCGATTTCAACGGATTCTACAACGCCTCGATGGGTAAGAACCTGGATACAGTATATGCCTCCGTGCTTTGTAGAGGGGACGTTCAGCTCCCTACTTGTCGTGGTTGTATCCAAGAAGCCACCGCTGACATAGTAAGGTCGTGTCCGAATGACAAACGGGCAGTTCAGTTTAATGAATTCTGCACACTACGGTACTCTAATGAATCCATGTTCGGGATCGTCGAGACTAGAAGAGGGTGGTACTTGTATAATACACAGAATGCTTCGAGTCCCGGACAATTTATGGCGGATGTTAGAACGCTAGTGGACAATCTTCGTGACCAGGCCGCTAAAGGTGGTTCTTTGAGGAAAGTGGCAGCAGGGAATAGAAGTACGGTAGATTTTCAGACTGTTTTCTCGCTGGTTCAATGTACCCCGGATTTATCTTCGGAGGATTGCGGTAGTTGTTTAATTGGGGCTATTGCGGATATTCCAAGAGCTTGCAACAACAAGAGAGGGTGTAGAATTCTAAGGCCTAGCTGCATTCTTCGTTACGAAGACACAACCTTTTACAATGAAACCAGGCTTCAAGAATTACAGGCGCTTGCCGCAACACCACCGCCGCAACCACCCACATCAGCATCACTACCACCAG GAAAAAAAGACAATAATAAAACTCGAACGACCATCATCATTGTTGTTTCGATTGGTGTGTGTCTGATAGTGGCTGTATTTGCTGGCATGCTGCTAATTATGAGAACAAAGAAGAAACCGAAGGAAATACTTGAAT GCGGTATTGACTCGGCGGAATCTCTACAATATGATTTCTGCGAAATTAAATCCGCAACAGATGATTTCTCGGATGACAATAAGCTGGGGCAAGGTGGATTTGGTGCCGTTTACAAG GGAAGACTTTCAAATGGACAAGAAATCGCTGTAAAAAGACTGTCCATGGATTCAGGACAAGGTGATGTGGAGTTCAAGAATGAAGTCTTACTAGTAGCCAAGTTACAACACCGGAACCTTGTTAGATTTTTGGGTTTCTCCATTGAAGGAAAAGAGAGACTTCTCGTCTATGAGTTTGTTAAGAATGCAAGTCTTGACAAATTTTTATTCG ATCCAATCAAGCGCACAGAGTTGGACTGGGAAAGACGCTACAAGATCATAGGCGGAATTGCAAGAGGACTTCTATACTTGCATGAGGAATCTcgacttaaaataattcatcgtgaTCTAAAAGCCAGCAACATACTTTTAGATGGTGAGATGAACGCCAAAATTGCAGACTTTGGTTTGGCCAGGTTGTGTGCCGCAGATGAAACACAGGGCAATACCAACAGAATTGTGGGAACATA TGGGTATATGTCACCGGAATATGCAATGCACGGACAGTTCTCTATTAAATCCGACGTATTTAGCTTTGGTGTGCTGATCCTAGAAATCGCGACTGGCCAGAGAAACAACTCATTTCGAAATGGAGAGACTATAGAAGACCTCTTAAGTGCT GCATGGAAGTATTGGCACCGAGGAACGGTTGAGGATATGATCGATCCCGTGCTGAGGGCTAGTTCGGGTTCCTTGCGTGATATATTACGATGCATTCATATTGGACTTTTATGTGTGCAAGATAATTTAGCAGATAGACCAACAATGGCTTCTGTCGTTCTAATGCTTAGCAGCTTTACCATATCTTTGCCGGTTCCTTTAGAGCCAACAATTTTCACAAATAGCCGTATTTCGAAGAATGTATTATTTCCAGCATATGATTCAAGAGAGTTCGGGTCGACCACATCATCAATATCCCAAAATAAGTCACCTCATTCTACTGAATCAAATAACGTCATGTCAATTACTGAGTTTTATCCGAGATGA
- the LOC140829905 gene encoding CRIB domain-containing protein RIC10-like isoform X3, with the protein MGTKIKGIYKGFKYGLSQIFVVKEREIEIGYPTDVKHVAHIGWDGPSGNAPTWMNEFRTVSDFTTTSIGNSGSALSPWSSQEYGESVRQLSVSEMSKDVPSAELPNIKKKQKRKKSKSTSSPKSSSSHSSRTSRAAKSKSKLVGEGSTKPANIEVV; encoded by the exons ATGGGAACAAAAATAAAAGGGATTTACAAAGGATTCAAATATGGCCTCTCTCAAATCTTTG TTGTGAAGGAGCGGGAGATTGAGATCGGGTACCCGACAGATGTCAAGCATGTGGCACATATTGGGTGGGATGGCCCTTCTGGGAATGCACCTACTTGG ATGAATGAATTCAGGACCGTGTCTGATTTCACGACAACGTCGATTGGCAATTCAGGCTCTGCACTTTCTCCATGGTCATCTCAAG AATACGGAGAATCCGTGAGGCAGCTATCAGTTTCTGAGATGTCGAAAGATGTACCGTCGGCAGAACTGCCCAATATCAAGAAAAAGCAGAAACGGAAGAAATCAAAATCTACCTCCTCGCCAAAGTCCAGTTCTTCTCATTCGTCAAGAACATCACGAGCGGCAAAATCTAAATCCAAACTCGTCGGAGAAGGCAGCACAAAACCGGCTAACATCGAAGTTGTGTAG